From Halorussus lipolyticus:
AACCCGTAGAGGAGGCCGATGTCCTTGTGGTCCACGGTGGTCAACCAGCGCACGATTCCGGCGGGCTTCTCGGAGTGAGCGTGCCCAGTCTGTTCGCCGACGTACCCGCCGCCAGCGAGGGGGGTGTAGGAGCGCCAGTCCTCGAGTCGAGTGAGGAAAGCGGCGACCCCCACGAGGAGGACCCCCATGACGACGGTGAGTGCGATTTGCCCGGCTTCTACCATACGCGGTGGTCAGGACTACAAGGTAAAGAAAGGTTAGGATACGCCCCCGTCACCGCGTCGGATTTCGTGGGACGGAGTAGCAAAGATTACGCCGGCTTGTCAACTCGGTATTATTTCTCGGAGTGCGATGCGCGAGTACGTTCGTCGGGCGAATCGTGGTCGAGCGTCGTTACTCCTCGGCCTCGGCGGACTCGAGGAGGTCGGCCGCGATGTAGGTCAGAATCGCCAGCAGGACGAGCGGGACGACGAGCAGGGCGAATCCGACCGTCGAAACGAGTCCCTCGATGGCCCACGGCGACGCGACGGCGAACAGCGCGACGAAGAACCCGATGATGAAAAGCGGGATGATGTTGACCGAAATGTCGAGCCACGTCTCCCGTTCGAAGATGGGGGTTGCCATGTTCGACGGTACCCACGGGGGTCCCAAATAGGTTGCCGATTCGGTTCGACCACGGACGAGGACAGCACGGAACGGTTCAGGGACAACTAACTGATTCTTAGCAAAACAAAATTGTGTCCCAAGCCAACCGAAACGCGCTTCAAACCGCGTCTGGTTGCCAGAACGACCCGAAGACCCCGCTGAGGAGGAGAACCACGCCACCGACGAGGATAGCCAGCCCCCGGAGGTGGACCGAACCCGTCGTCGTGGTGGTGATGAGCGCCCCGATAGCGAGACAGAGGACCGAGGCCGTGACCAGTCCCTTCCACGGGTCGGCGATGTACTCCGACTCGCGGAGGATGCCCACGACGCTCCCGGCGAACAGCAGGAGTCCGCCGACGGCGACGGGAAAGAGTGGCCACACGATGCCGACCTCGAAGATGGCGAGTCCGAACGCGACGAACAGCGGCCACGGACTCGCCTTGCGGTATTCGTCACTCAGTCCGGGTTGTTCGTCCATGCTCTTTCCTCGGGGTGGGTCCGACTAAAGGGCACCGCTACGAAATCGCCGGTGGATAACTGCTCGTCCGAATATCTTCGGCGGAGCGGTTCGTGAGAAAATCCACGTCCGAATCGCGGTGGTCCGCGCCTCGGAGTGACGAAGCCACACCACGCGCTATCGACCTGCGAACCGCGCGAGGGTTCAAATACGAGGACGCGACGAACCCTGCCCGGACGTTTCGCGCGGTCTACCGGGACCGGGACCGGGACCGCCAGTCCGACTAACCGGAAACGGCTGAGCCAACGTCGTGAGTGGCATCGCTGTCTCCTCGGCGAGAATCGCTGACCGCGCGTTCCGTGTCGCGCTGGCCTCGGACACCAGCGTCGGGCACAGACGCAGAGTTAGCAGGAGCGCCAGCTATCGCGGATTTCGGGAGAACTGCACTGCGAACGCTCCGCACAGCACCGCGACCGCACCGCGCCCCGAACCTCCCCGCCGCGTCTGACTCGCTTCGCTCGTGCAGACGCGGCGCATCCGGGTGGGAGTCTCGCAGAGCGAGGCCGGTGGACCGTCCGCCAGCGGCATCACCGGAGCGAATCCGGCCACGCCCTCGCCTCCGGAATCGCCCCGAATCCGACGAACGCGGCGGCCAGCGGGTCCTCCATGACGACGGAGTAGGCGAACAGGAAGGCGAAGTAGACCACCACCAGCAGGCCGAGGAGCTTCAGCCTGAAGGTCCGAAGGTCGTCGCTCTCGTCGGTGTAGGTCGCGCGGAACTCCTCTCTGCGGGCGTCGTCGAGGCGTTCCCAGTGGTCGATGCCCTCGTGGAGGACCAGTAGCTTCTCGGACTCCAGCGGGCGACCGCAGTAGGGGCACTCGGCGGGCGATTCACCCGAAGGAACGTCGGTGTCATAGGTTGTTGCGTCGGTCATGGTCGAGTAGTCAGACGAACGGCGGGGACGCACTCGGCGCGGAGACTATCCAGAGACTCGTCATGGTGTACAGCACCATCACGACCACGAAGGGGTACTGGCTCCGGACCGCCTGCAAGCGTCCGGGAAAGACCTCGTATGCCGAGGTGTGGGCGACCCAGACCGCCAGCAGGTGCCCGAGCAGGACGAACGCGACGGCGAGCATCCCGAACCAGTCCGGCAGGACGACGACAGAGGGGTTGATGGGCGGATTCAGGGGGTTCGACAGTGCCGACACCAGCGCGGGCGACAGCGAGACGAACAACCCGAGGAAGTGCGCGAGATGGTAGCCCGCCGCGATGGGCAGAAGCGAGGGCGCGAACCGCTCGGCGATGGCGTCCGGCGTGAGGTACGTCTCGGCCGTCTTGCGCGAATAACTCGACGCCAGCCAGTAGGCCCCCAGAAAGAGGCCGTACCCCGCGAGCATCGCCACCGGATAGAGGAGCACCGGCGGAATGCCAACCTCGACCAGCAACGTCGCTGTCTCCACCCAGACCGGCGTCCCGACGAACCCGTCGTAGGTCGTGACCCACAGAACCGCCACCACGAAGGCCACTTCGTCCCGGCCGTCGGCGAGGCCCGCGTCGGTCAGCGCCGCGCCCGGCGGGCGAAGTTCGAGGCCGTCTTCGCCGCGCTGGATGGGTGCGACCTTGCCGTAGTACCGGAACAGTCGCGCCACGGGGTCGGCCTCGCCGAACCACGAGTCCGGCCCGAAGACGAGCGCGCCGGCCAGCGTAGCGACCGAGTAGCCGACCACGACCCACGCCAGCAGTCGCGGGTCGTCGGCCAGCGGACTCACCACTTCGAGCCACACCACCACGAGGAGACCGGCCACGCTCGGCCACGCGCCCCACGTCTCGGGATACTCCCTGTCGAGGGAGGGAAGCCACTCCGAGAGCGCCCGCCACGGGTTCAGCGCGGGCCAGCTATTTCCGAGCAGGTAGACCGTGGCGACGTATCCGGCCCACCAGCCGACCCACACCGTCAGAATCGCGGCGTTGCGGAACATCTCTCGGGGACCGAGGAGACCGATAGCGACGACGCCCGCCAGCGCGACCACCGAGAGGACGCGGGTCAGCGTGGCCACGCTGTCGAGGGGCGCACCCGCGACTCGCCGCCAGCGGTGGACCGCGCGGATGAACGCCCGGTCGGTGACGAAACTCGCCAGCAGGAACGACGCGCCGACCACGCCCCCGCCGGTCAGCAGGAACAGCCACGTCGGTACCGAGAGCGACCCCGCCGCCGCGCGCAGACCGCCGCCGTGAGCGAGCGCGGTCCCGGCGAAGCCACCCAGCATGCCCGCGACCGAAAACAGGAGGGTTCTGACGCTCGGGCGTCTCATTGTCTGGACTTGGGACGGTCGGGACTTGTCGCTTCCGGAGTGACGACGCCAGCAAGGTTTTGTACAATCGTGTGGTACGGGGTGTGGGGAGATTACCGTGGAACGTCAAGGTACACCGACAGGTCCGGGGGAGCGAAATCCCGAACGAGGAAGCGACGTGGGGGCACCGACCGAGGCCGGCCAGCGGCCCGACGACATCGCCGAGATGGATATTACCGAGCCGACGGTGACGTGGCTCGAAGTGTCTCATCCACAACAGCCGATTCCCATCGGCGAGAACGACCGGGTTATCGACAGTCAGTTCAACGAACAGTACGACGTCTGGGAAGTGCTATTGGTCGCGCTTCCCGACGAGGAAGAAGAAGACGAGTAGTTAGAGCATATCCTTCTCTTTCAGCCCTTCGAGGAGGTCATCCACGAGGGTTTCCACGTCGTCGTAGGGGAATTCCTGAACGCCCGAGAGTTTGGTCGAGAGTTCCATCGCCGTGAAACTCACGTCGCCGGCCTCGAAGCGCGTGCCCGGTCCGTCGGGGAGCGCGGGAACGAGGTCCATCGGGTTGCTCACGGGGTAGTCTGCGCCTTCGAACGCTTCGGTGAACTGCTCGCGGAGTTCGGCCTCGGTTTCTTCGTCTGCCATGTGAGGTGATGTGTGTCGTAGCGGGCAAAAGCGTTCCGGAACAACCCAGAACTAGTTGTGGGTTTCTTTGCCGACTGTGGTCTCACGCTCGCCGAGGACCGTCCACCGAAGTCCGTGTGACCCAATTTGCTCGTGGTATGACTTCCTTACCAGCGGAAACACCGCGTTAACCGGCGATTGAACGTGAGAGTACGCAGTCGGTATCGGTAGTTTCGGGAGTCGCCGAGAAGTTTGGTCGAGTGACTGGGAATCGGTCTCGTCGGCCCGGAACCCGTCTACAACCGACAGCGGGCGTGCGAATTGGACAACGTATAAATCGGAAATTACTCATTGAAGTGAAACCGCAAAGCTTGTAATATAGTAACTTCGCCTTGAAGATGCAATGGCACGCGACAAGACGGCACGCGAACGCGACGAACGACGAGCGGTAGACCGGCGGTCCTTCTTGGGAGTCGCCGGAGCAGGGGCCGCCGCGGCACTCGGCCTCGGTTCGATGGCGAGTCAGACGGCGAACGCGGCGGACTACCGGACAGTCACGGTTCCCGCAGGCGAGACCCGGACGTTCAACGTCGGGAGCGGCGAGACGCTCGAAAACCTCCTCATCGACATGACCGCCGACGGCGCGTCGGCCAAAATCTACGCCAACGGCGATGGCTGGACGGTCCGGAACGTCGCCTTCAAAGGTAACCACCCCGGCGGCCACTACCTGTTCACGCCCGCAGTCTCGAAGGGTGGCACCGCCACAGTCGAAAACCTCTACATGGGCGACGGACAGACGGAGGGCACCGGCA
This genomic window contains:
- a CDS encoding DUF6684 family protein, yielding MATPIFERETWLDISVNIIPLFIIGFFVALFAVASPWAIEGLVSTVGFALLVVPLVLLAILTYIAADLLESAEAEE
- a CDS encoding DUF7541 family protein, coding for MDEQPGLSDEYRKASPWPLFVAFGLAIFEVGIVWPLFPVAVGGLLLFAGSVVGILRESEYIADPWKGLVTASVLCLAIGALITTTTTGSVHLRGLAILVGGVVLLLSGVFGSFWQPDAV
- a CDS encoding C2H2-type zinc finger protein, whose translation is MTDATTYDTDVPSGESPAECPYCGRPLESEKLLVLHEGIDHWERLDDARREEFRATYTDESDDLRTFRLKLLGLLVVVYFAFLFAYSVVMEDPLAAAFVGFGAIPEARAWPDSLR
- a CDS encoding MTH865 family protein; amino-acid sequence: MADEETEAELREQFTEAFEGADYPVSNPMDLVPALPDGPGTRFEAGDVSFTAMELSTKLSGVQEFPYDDVETLVDDLLEGLKEKDML